The following proteins are co-located in the Silene latifolia isolate original U9 population chromosome 1, ASM4854445v1, whole genome shotgun sequence genome:
- the LOC141589712 gene encoding non-classical arabinogalactan protein 30: MAKTKNFLLISSVLLVALVFPYVAASDYSVSSPPAKPYDKKNDVIVEGIVYCQSCDYSGTWSLEDAEPISGATISVICRKNSGRINYYKAFTTSEEGYFYAKLDGFAMRDPLLDHPLQACAVKLVDSPLETCDVFTNINYGIKGASLRYEKKSFVTENYQTVIYSAGPLAFRPENCPPKP, from the coding sequence ATGGCGAAAACCAAGAATTTCCTTCTCATTTCTTCTGTTCTACTTGTAGCCCTAGTCTTCCCTTATGTAGCTGCTTCTGATTACTCAGTATCGTCCCCACCAGCCAAGCCATACGACAAAAAAAACGACGTGATCGTGGAAGGAATAGTCTACTGTCAGAGCTGTGACTACTCCGGCACCTGGAGTCTTGAGGATGCTGAGCCCATTTCCGGGGCCACAATCAGCGTAATTTGCAGGAAAAACTCGGGAAGGATTAACTATTACAAGGCATTTACTACTTCTGAAGAAGGTTACTTCTATGCTAAACTTGATGGGTTTGCCATGAGGGACCCTCTCCTTGATCATCCTCTTCAGGCTTGCGCCGTCAAGCTCGTTGACTCTCCCCTTGAGACCTGTGATGTTTTTACCAACATCAACTACGGTATCAAAGGGGCCTCACTCCGGTATGAGAAAAAGAGTTTTGTGACTGAGAATTACCAGACTGTTATTTATTCTGCAGGGCCTTTGGCCTTCCGCCCTGAGAACTGTCCTCCTAAGCCATAG
- the LOC141646950 gene encoding protein ANTAGONIST OF LIKE HETEROCHROMATIN PROTEIN 1-like — MDNVRRASIIIALEELRRSLVPSDASIQRASSSRRPRRERGESGAEYIHRLLNENATSCFEQLRLDRVMFLQLVDLMIERNLLVDGKYIKVDEQIGICLYILAKGSSYRDVADRFKHSISTICVYFKKVLDALVILSHDIIRPHRDLLEVPPEVENNSLYWPYFKDAIGAIDGTHIEAVISDRTSTPFRNRNGRKTWNVLGCCSFDRIFTFINVGWEGSAHDLTVWRDSLTASKYVFPHPPEGKYYLVDSGYLNTIGYLSPICDPNVRSHLPEFKHGPPIGMLEHFNYRHSSLRMKVECAFGQLKKRWKVLKTMPQMLPKYQMSIIVSCFTLHNFIRMHKLGIPIVQHDAVIGRTDTNLDDKDRMSLMSKVRMDIAKAIWKDNNPEEHEDGVSQNDNEEEHMEVDDPNN, encoded by the exons ATGGACAATGTTAGACGTGCATCTATAATTATTGCATTAGAAGAATTGCGAAGATCACTTGTACCAAGTGATGCTAGTATACAACGAGCATCATCAAGTAGGCGGCCTAGAAGAGAAAGAGGGGAAAGTGGAGCTGAATACATTCACAGGTTGTTGAATGAAAACGCTACATCATGTTTTGAACAACTACGACTTGATAGGGTAATGTTTCTACAACTTGTAGATTTGATGATTGAAAGGAATTTGTTAGTTGATGGTAAGTATATAAAAGTGGACGAACAAATAGGAATTTGTTTATACATATTGGCCAAAGGCTCTTCCTATCGTGATGTTGCTGATAGATTCAAGCATTCCATATCTACAATATGTGTGTATTTTAAAAAAGTGTTGGATGCCTTGGTTATATTGTCACATGATATCATTCGACCACACCGCGATCTACTTGAGGTGCCTCCGGAGGTAGAAAATAACTCACTTTATTGGCCTTATTTCAAG GATGCTATTGGTGCCATAGATGGAACGCATATAGAAGCAGTTATTAGTGATCGTACTAGTACACCATTTCGAAATCGCAATGGTCGTAAGACCTGGAATGTGTTGGGTTGTTGTTCATTTGATAGGATTTTTACATTTATCAACGTGGGTTGGGAAGGGAGTGCCCATGATCTTACAGTATGGCGAGATTCTCTAACTGCCTCAAAATATGTTTTTCCTCATCCACCTGAAG GTAAGTACTATTTGGTGGACTCCGGATATCTTAATACTATTGGATATCTGTCTCCTATTTGTGATCCCAACGTCAGATCCCATTTGCCGGAATTTAAGCACGGACCACCTATAGGAATGTTAGAACATTTCAATTACCGACATTCTTCATTAAGAATGAAAGTTGAATGTGCGTTTGGTCAATTGAAGAAAAGGTGGAAGGTGCTGAAAACTATGCCCCAGATGTTACCAAAGTATCAGATgtcaattatcgtttcatgtttcACACTTCATAATTTCATACGAATGCATAAGCTTGGTATCCCAATTGTACAACATGATGCAGTTATTGGGAGAACAGATACAAATTTGGATGATAAAGATCGAATGAGCCTTATGTCTAAAGTGAGAATGGATATAGCTAAAGCTATTTGGAAAGATAACAATCCCGAAGAGCATGAAGATGGAGTGTCACAAAATGACAACGAAGAAGAACATATGGAAGTAGATGATCCGAATAACTAA